From one Triticum urartu cultivar G1812 chromosome 3, Tu2.1, whole genome shotgun sequence genomic stretch:
- the LOC125542460 gene encoding hydroquinone glucosyltransferase-like: protein MEANGVSGGAAGARRPPHVAMLVTPGMGHLIPLAELAKRLAARHGVEATLITFASTASATQRAFLASLPPAISSLSLPPVDLSDLPPDASIEMLMSEECVRLVPALTEVLSRLMETTRLVAYFADLFGADSFDAAVAAGVPRRCLFFPGNLQGLTLILHLPELDVSMPGEFRDLAEPVRLPGCVPIPGADILSPLQDKSSPSYRWMVHHGRRYREAHAILVNSFDVLEPDAATVLGRPEPGRPPVYSIGPIIRTDAAPVASDAPRAPCLDWLDRQPPKSVVFVSFGSGGSLPTEQMHELALGLELSGQRFLWVVRSPSDEGAVNANYYDAESKKDPLAYLPAGFVERTEGVGLLVPSWAPQTEVLAHEATGCFLVHCGWNSVLESLVHGVPMVAWPLFAEQRQNAVMLSEGVGAAVRVPATKRKEEIAAAVREVMAGPGKGAEVRAKVATLQKAAIEGLLEGGAATAALDEVASRWTGAEHA, encoded by the coding sequence ATGGAGGCGAACGGCGTCAGCGGCGGCGCGGCCGGGGCTCGCCGGCCACCGCACGTGGCGATGCTGGTGACGCCCGGGATGGGCCACCTCATCCCGCTCGCCGAGCTGGCCAAGCGCCTCGCCGCGCGGCACGGCGTCGAGGCCACGCTCATCACCTTCGCCTCCACGGCCTCCGCCACGCAGCGGGCCTTCCTCGCCTCCCTCCCGCCGGCcatctcctccctctccctcccgccCGTCGACCTCTCCGACCTGCCGCCCGACGCCTCCATCGAGATGCTCATGTCCGAGGAGTGCGTGCGGCTGGTGCCGGCGCTGACCGAGGTACTCTCGCGGCTCATGGAGACCACGCGCCTGGTGGCCTACTTCGCCGACCTCTTCGGGGCCGACTCGTTCGACGCCGCCGTGGCCGCCGGCGTGCCGAGGAGGTGCCTCTTCTTCCCCGGGAACCTCCAGGGGCTCACCCTCATCCTCCACCTCCCGGAGCTCGACGTCTCCATGCCCGGCGAGTTCCGCGACCTCGCCGAGCCCGTCCGGCTCCCCGGCTGCGTGCCCATCCCGGGGGCGGACATCCTCTCGCCGCTGCAGGACAAGTCCAGCCCGAGCTACAGGTGGATGGTGCACCATGGCAGGCGCTACCGCGAGGCCCACGCCATCCTGGTCAACTCCTTCGACGTCCTCGAGCCGGACGCCGCCACGGTGCTCGGCCGCCCGGAGCCCGGCCGCCCTCCCGTGTACAGCATCGGTCCGATCATACGCACCGACGCCGCGCCCGTCGCCAGCGACGCGCCGCGCGCCCCGTGCCTGGACTGGCTCGACCGGCAGCCGCCGAAATCCGTCGTCTTCGTCTCGTTCGGCTCCGGGGGCTCGCTGCCGACGGAGCAGATGCACGAGCTGGCGCTGGGGCTGGAGCTCAGCGGGCAGCGGTTCCTGTGGGTGGTGCGGAGCCCGAGCGACGAGGGGGCCGTCAACGCCAACTACTACGACGCGGAGAGCAAGAAGGACCCGCTGGCGTACCTCCCGGCGGGGTTCGTGGAGCGGACCGAGGGCGTGGGCCTGCTGGTGCCGTCGTGGGCGCCGCAGACGGAGGTGCTGGCTCACGAGGCCACGGGGTGCTTCCTGGTGCACTGCGGGTGGAACTCGGTCCTGGAGAGCCTGGTGCACGGCGTGCCCATGGTCGCGTGGCCGCTCTTCGCCGAGCAGCGGCAGAACGCCGTGATGCTCTCGGAGGGCGTCGGGGCCGCCGTGCGCGTGCCGGCGACCAAGAGGAAGGAGGAGATCGCCGCGGCGGTGAGGGAGGTGATGGCTGGCCCAGGCAAAGGCGCCGAGGTGAGAGCTAAGGTGGCGACGCTGCAGAAGGCCGCCATTGAAGGCCTCCTCGAGGGAGGCGCCGCCACGGCCGCGCTGGACGAGGTGGCGAGCAGGTGGACTGGCGCCGAGCATGCGTGA